In ANME-2 cluster archaeon, the genomic window TTGGTATAACTTCCAGCGGTACTGGATGGACAAGAGTGTCAACCATTTTCTTCTCATCAACAAGCACCACGAACCGCCTGGAAGAGCAGGCAACGATCTTCTCATTGGTATGTGCAGCACCGCCGCCCTTTATGACAAACAGGTTCGCATCCACCTGGTCAGCCCCGTCAAGAGCAATGTCCGGTACCGGGTCCTGGTCAAGGGACGTTATGGGAATTCCCCATTCAATAGCCAGCATCAGGGATTGATATGACGTGGGAATTCCTCGTATATCCAATCCTTCATCGACCCTGCGCCCCAATGCCTGTATGGCAAAAGCAGTGGTTGAACCGGTACCTAACCCTACTACCATCCCGTCTTCGACCAGGGCTGCGGCAGAATCACCAACTGATTTTTTCTCATTCGTATTTTTATTTTCAGTTCGGTCCATAATTTTCAATTCCTCTTTTCCTGAATTTTCTCATCAGCCTCTGGAACCATCCCGCATCCCTGATTGGCGGCGTATATTCCACCCCTGCAATATTTGCTGCCAGCATAGTCATTGCAATGGATGCAGGAGAATCTGGGATGTGTGTTACCAGAGGGATCATTTTCATGGCAGCTTCGTTCATTTTCGGGTCGTATGGAATAACTGATAATATATCCAGTTCCAGCGTATTCTTAACCATAATCGTTATTTCATCAAGATTCAATGTATCAACGCGGTTCATTACTATACCTTTGATCCTGCATCCAAAAGACTCTACTATAACCTTCATCTTAAGTGTATCTGCTATCGATGCCAAATCAGGAGTAGCAATCAGGATAACATGGTCAATATGGGGAAGCATCAGGAAAATATCTTCGTTCAGCCCGACAGGACCATCAATGAAAATAAATTCGGTCCTGGACTGAAAGTAGTCTATTACTTCAACAAGACCTGCCGGGTCTGCTTCCTGGAATCCTGCAATAGTATCTCCACAGGGAACCACTTCCAGGCCACCGGGTCCAGCATATATCGCCTCACTGATAGATGCTTTCCCTGCTAATACTTCATGTAGTGTGATATGCAAATCCTGAAGACCGAAAACCAGCCCAAGGTTTGCCATTGCCAAATCTGCGTCTATGATTACGGTTTTTTTCCCCATCATAGCTATGGAAGTCGCAACATTTGAAAAAACGGTAGTTTTGCCAACACCACCTTTTCCGGATAACACAAGGCATGTTTCGGATGTCATTATGCTCATCATATCTGAGGGAAACTCTTTTTATATAAAACACCATATGATGTATATAAGGATACATGTTTAGCACGATTGTTGAGGTGATAGTATGGATGATTATGTAGATCAATCAATGGTATTTTTCATGTGCAATGTCTGTGAATTTGAGTTCCAGGCCGACCCGAACTTCATACCTATTGTATGTTCCCAATGTGGAAGTGAAGACACGTATAGAATTTGATAAATTTCCGAAATTATTGTTATGAATAAAACGACATTAAAACTTAGGTCTGACTGTACTAAAAAAAATACGGTTTTTCCTTTTGGCGATACCCGTGGACAGATAAGTCTGGATTTTATTGCCGGGGTTGTCATATTCATGATGACTTTTATTTTCCTTTTCCAGACCCTTACCAATATGTTCGTCCCGTTCCAGACTAATTCTGATGAGGTCAAGTCAGTATCGGACAGAGTAACCAAAACCCTGGTAGAAAGCACCAAAGGTATTGCGAGCAGTCAATCAGATGTAAATGTCATTTCAATTAACAGGGCTGAATATATTAACAGCCTTATGGATAATGCATCCACTTACCGGACAATGCAGGAAGAATGGGGCCTGTACAGTAGTTCGAATATATACACTATCAATATGTCGCTTTACAATACTGATGGTTCATTATACCTGAATGGGACCGGTGGGGTTGTGCTTAATAACGGACCTCAGGTACCACAAAGCACCAATGTTGCGCAAACCATCCGTGTGGTATATGTGGACGCTGATGATACGATAGCAATCCTGCATGTGAGGGTGTGGTAAATGATCTCACCCAGATCCCGTATGCTGCAAAATTGTCATGGACAAATGTATACCCTGGAAGGCGCAGCTTCGGCCATTATGATGATAGTCCTTATTTCGTTCATTGTCCAGGCGTCACCACTGACACCACTGACATCTTCATCATCTAATCAGCAGGTTGAAACACAGATCGAAGTAAGGGCCAATGACCTGATCACCGTACTGGACTATGTACCGGATGGTGATACTTATTCACCGTTGAAACAGGCATTACTTGACTGGGACGGTGGTGAGATTTTTGGTCAGGGTGGTGTCTATATACCCGCTGTAATCACGCTGTGTGATGGCCTGGATGATGTCATACTTGCAGATGGTACGGCCTATAATATGCAAATCTCCTATTTGGACGAAAACAATAATTGGGACACCGTACGAATGATATGGAACGGTTTGCCGTCTGACAATGCAATAATGGTCAGTAAAAAGGTCGTCATTCATGATGAAGATGGCATAAATAGTGAGTCGAATATACCTGACATTTCCAGCGATACTGAATTTTACAATATCCTGGATGTAAGACTTACTCTCTGGAGGATGTGAGGGAGATGCAAAGAACTGGCCCGGATATTCCTGAACCACAGAATGCACAGTTAATATTATTATCAGGATTTATGATTATGCTGGGTACTCTCACGTTCATGATATTGCTCAATAACCTCATCCTCACCGCTAATCTTCCCTCCTCAGGGCTTGATATCTCAAAACAGGATGTAAAAGAATTCAGGAACCTTGCAATTTCTGAAATTGAATATGCTGCACTGGTGACTTTGCAATACGGTACAGACAACAATGTTACCAACGAAACTCTGTTACGGGAATATTTCTTAAATTACACTGATGTCATGGGTGAAACGTTAAGCCAGGTATTTGCAGTAAGGGGAACTTCGGTGAACCTGAAAGTAAATAATGTTTCCTTTACTTCCACACACGGGGAACGTACCATCAAGGTCCAGAAATTCATGACACAGGAGCATAAGTTCCCCAATGCATCTTTGATCATTCCCATGGATAGTAACCAGAATAATACATTACATACATACAAATTCATCTGGAACATTGTAAATAATACCAGTGTTCCGGTGTATACAATATTGCAGGACCCTGTAAATTCAGGGAACATTACAATAGGATCGACGTCAACACCAGGTGCTGTGGACGCTAATATTACCTTCAACAGTTCAGTAAATATCCAAAGATCCCCTGTGACATACGGCAATTATTCTTTCGATGTTGATACTGTGGGTTCCTACCTGATGGGACAGGACATAAATGTCAGTATTGATTTGCCAATTGAAACTTCTGTAAAGGTGGAAGTGTTATATAATAACTTGACAGCGTTATGGGTCCAGAATATCGGATTAACAGGTGGAAAAGCTAATATTACTATCCCGGGCAACATTTTTACATCGCCTTCAACGTACGGTGTGGCACTGCTGGCTTCAGGAGCAATTCAAGATGTAAAACCTCTGGTAGTGTCAGAATATACCATGACTATTCAAACCAATGAAAGCGTGGTTTCGCCGGGAGATACGGTAAAGGTCACGATGAGGACTTATATTAACGGAAATTTGACAAATACATCAGATGATGTTGGTGCAGTATTGCACGATGGTAGTTCCTATTTCAATTTTAATGCAACCCAGGTCAGTACCGGTGTTTATGAAGCTGATATGCTCATGCCCTCCATCGTAGGCAGGTATTCACTTTACGGCGCAATAGCCACCACGAATATAACATTAGGTTTTTCTGAAATCGTGGGCATTGTAGAATATGGCGACATCGATGTAATTGTGGACAGTGATTTTTATCTCAACGTTATCAGTGATGATGTAGCAGTTCCTTCCATGGGTCCGGGGACTATCCAGGTCAGGTATTACTCTGGTGGTCCTTTCATGATAGACGCTAATAACTTCGATGATTCGACACTCCAGTGGATATACAACGAGTCACTCAATTTCAGTCCACCGATAACCATCCATGCATTGAATATGGCAGGTGGCAGAGACCTCCAGTATACTATTGCCATAAATGAGATTCCAAGCGTTGCAGTATATCCCGATACCAGTCCCGAGATCGATACGATCGTAGACTACTATTCTGATATGTTGATACCCTATACACTGTTGAATGATTCTGACATTCTGGCGGGCAGCCTGACCATTGATAATTACAGCATATTACTTACCCATGAGAATATGAGTACTGTGGGCAGCAGCATTACCAGTGCTATACTGAACTGGACAGCTGACGGTGGTGTATTGTATGCTGAATGTCTTGGAGCGGTCACTATGGATGCGGCGATGGAGGCTGTTGATAATAATACCCAGCATCCATGGTTTGGTTTTATTGGCGTTAACGAATCGGATAACAGTACTGTACCCGGAACAATACCAGATGGTCCTTATGTTAGATTGATAAACAGTTCATCAGTGCTTAACTCCACCCCTCCAATGCCACTTTCAGGATTTGTGGAAACGGGAGCAGTATTCAACCAATTGTCCCAGACAAGCAACATAAGTGGTATGTACGGTCCGGTATGGGGACATTCCGGCAGAGGTGTGGCATTTACTTTGAACAATACTACCAGCGCAGTTAATCCTGATACAAATATCATCGGGTATATGGCATATCCCAACGGCAGCCAGGTCTTATTTGACGATGACACAGACGGTGAACTGGAATACCACCTGGCCTATGTGGAAGCTCCGTTTGAGAATGGTAGAGTGGTTTACCTGGCAGGTCATACTATCCAAACACGAGGGACACAGGCAGAACGGATAGCAGGCGAAATATTCTATGCCAGTGTATTCAGGGACCAGGTAATCGTTGATACTCACAATATCAATGTCACCCTTACCTATACTGATGGCATGGCAACGTTTAAAGATACTGTACTGGTAAAAATTTGAGGGAACTACTATGCGAATAATGAATGATGAACAGGCTGTGACGGTAACACTTGAGACCATTCTCCTTTTCACCATAACTGTGATGATGCTTGGTATGGTCATGCTGGCCTTCAACAGCATCAATGACCGGGCCAGTGAGACGGTAATGAATGAGCAGTATGCAAGTATAGGGAATGATGTTGCATCAAAGATCGTGGATATGGATGTGGAAATAAAGGCCAGTCTGTTAGAGGATTCGGTAGTGGAGATACGGAAAGAGCTGAACTTACCACCATTGATCGCCAATAAACCGTATGAGGTTGAGATCACAACAGGTAAAATTACGGTCAGTTCGGCATCCAGTCCTTTTGTTTCTGTAGTTGTTCCTCTGGACCCTGATGTAAATGTGGCTGATGGAAGCAAGGTACACAGCATGGTTGCTGACCATACTCTGATTTATGAACACAACGGACAGATATTATTTGAAAATGGCGGTGTGGACGCTATACCAGATAATACCTGGCCTACAATAAGCATTTTAACTCCAAATAATGGTGCGAAAGTTAGTGATATCGCGACAATCACGGTGCTTGCATTGGATAATGGTGGGATTTCCAGGGTCGAATATTATATTGACGGATATTACCAGACCACCGTTTCAAATGCGCCATATAGCTGGAA contains:
- the rpiA gene encoding ribose-5-phosphate isomerase RpiA; amino-acid sequence: MMDRTENKNTNEKKSVGDSAAALVEDGMVVGLGTGSTTAFAIQALGRRVDEGLDIRGIPTSYQSLMLAIEWGIPITSLDQDPVPDIALDGADQVDANLFVIKGGGAAHTNEKIVACSSRRFVVLVDEKKMVDTLVHPVPLEVIPKALELVRRQVMELGGIPLLRMAVRKDGPVITDNGNLVVDVDFGEIADPGKLALQLSGCTGIIEHGIFDNADEIYVGMRDGTVKILKCNR
- the minD gene encoding cell division ATPase MinD, which encodes MTSETCLVLSGKGGVGKTTVFSNVATSIAMMGKKTVIIDADLAMANLGLVFGLQDLHITLHEVLAGKASISEAIYAGPGGLEVVPCGDTIAGFQEADPAGLVEVIDYFQSRTEFIFIDGPVGLNEDIFLMLPHIDHVILIATPDLASIADTLKMKVIVESFGCRIKGIVMNRVDTLNLDEITIMVKNTLELDILSVIPYDPKMNEAAMKMIPLVTHIPDSPASIAMTMLAANIAGVEYTPPIRDAGWFQRLMRKFRKRGIENYGPN